A window of the Mucilaginibacter sp. cycad4 genome harbors these coding sequences:
- a CDS encoding DUF2264 domain-containing protein, producing MKKLIVYFILIAMPFGVSAQSKKNTAKLSDRKLWLNYMDKVARPVISNLAADQLKKKMPMLVSDRIDNKESRIKVGYLEAFGRTLCGIAPWLQLEGGDPAEVKLREQYRAWALKAIANAVNPQAKDYLQWSGGQPLVDASFVAFALVRSPWLWEHLDETIKKQVVEVMKTTRATVPVYSNWILFSGMIEAFFCKYDLGYDPVRVEFGIREFTEHWYVGDGLYSDGMSFHLDYYNSIVIHPNLSTILEEVNAKKKTYAREQQRELAVGQRYAEVLERLINADGSYPVIGRSIVYRGGAFHHLANMAYKKQLPASLKPAQVRCALTAMIKKTLGAPQTFTADGWLNMGLYGKQPGLADFYITTGSLYFCATVFVPLGLPETDPFWADADEPWTAVKIWSGQDAPADHALDIRK from the coding sequence ATGAAAAAGCTCATAGTTTATTTTATACTAATAGCGATGCCCTTTGGTGTGTCTGCCCAAAGCAAAAAAAATACAGCAAAGTTATCTGACAGGAAATTGTGGTTAAACTACATGGATAAAGTAGCACGACCGGTGATCAGTAACCTTGCAGCCGATCAGCTTAAAAAAAAAATGCCCATGCTGGTATCCGACAGGATCGACAATAAGGAAAGCCGGATCAAAGTGGGTTACCTCGAAGCTTTTGGACGTACGTTGTGCGGCATAGCGCCATGGTTACAATTAGAGGGCGGTGATCCTGCCGAAGTAAAGCTTCGTGAGCAATACAGGGCCTGGGCTTTGAAAGCTATTGCAAACGCGGTTAATCCGCAGGCTAAAGACTATCTGCAATGGAGCGGTGGTCAGCCATTGGTTGATGCGTCATTTGTGGCTTTTGCATTGGTAAGGAGCCCCTGGCTATGGGAACATCTTGATGAAACTATTAAAAAACAGGTGGTTGAAGTAATGAAGACTACCCGCGCAACCGTGCCGGTTTACTCAAACTGGATCCTGTTTTCGGGAATGATAGAAGCGTTTTTTTGCAAGTACGACTTGGGTTACGACCCGGTAAGGGTTGAATTTGGCATCCGCGAATTTACCGAGCATTGGTACGTTGGTGACGGCTTATATTCGGATGGGATGAGCTTTCATCTTGATTATTATAACAGCATCGTGATCCACCCCAACCTGAGCACCATATTGGAAGAGGTTAATGCTAAAAAGAAAACTTACGCGCGTGAGCAGCAGCGCGAACTGGCCGTTGGTCAGCGTTATGCCGAGGTGCTCGAACGACTCATTAATGCCGATGGAAGTTACCCGGTTATAGGGCGGTCAATAGTTTACCGCGGCGGTGCATTTCATCACCTGGCTAATATGGCCTACAAAAAACAACTGCCTGCAAGTTTGAAACCTGCACAGGTAAGATGTGCGCTAACCGCCATGATCAAAAAAACGCTTGGTGCACCTCAAACCTTTACTGCTGATGGCTGGCTTAATATGGGTTTATATGGCAAGCAGCCCGGCCTGGCCGATTTTTACATAACAACCGGCAGCCTGTATTTCTGCGCCACAGTTTTTGTGCCGTTAGGCTTGCCCGAAACTGATCCGTTTTGGGCCGATGCAGATGAACCATGGACTGCCGTTAAAATCTGGAGCGGCCAGGATGCACCGGCCGATCATGCACTTGATATCAGAAAATAA
- a CDS encoding glycoside hydrolase family 43 protein, with amino-acid sequence MKYYRFLLPAFLLLSVIGRAQTKLTSFNPGAIWPDDKGIHINAHGGGILYNNGVYYWFGEHKIAGDAGNRAMVGVHCYSSKDLYNWKDEGISLSVSPDTANDIAKGCILERPKVVYNKKTKKYVMWFHLELLGKGYSAARAGVAVSDKVTGPYKFVKSYRPNPGQMPFYPALTPGGDKINCINPAHETDKFFCRDLPGGQMARDMTVFVDDDGKAYHVFSSEENYTLDLAELTPDYTGHTGKFIRIYIGHQTEAPALFKRNGVYYLIGSGCTGWAPNAARWFSAKSIWGPWTYHGNPCQGPDSQITYGGQSTHVLPVAGKKDAFIFIADKWTPKDAIDGRYLWLPISFKGDDIEINWVDNWNLDVFKK; translated from the coding sequence ATGAAATATTATCGCTTTTTATTGCCGGCCTTTTTGCTGTTAAGCGTCATTGGACGCGCGCAAACTAAATTAACCAGTTTTAACCCCGGCGCTATTTGGCCCGATGACAAAGGGATACACATTAATGCCCATGGTGGAGGCATTTTGTATAATAATGGGGTTTATTATTGGTTTGGCGAACATAAAATTGCCGGCGATGCCGGCAACAGGGCAATGGTTGGGGTTCATTGCTATTCGTCAAAAGATTTGTATAACTGGAAGGATGAGGGGATCTCGCTGAGTGTTTCACCCGATACCGCAAATGATATAGCAAAAGGCTGCATTTTAGAAAGGCCCAAAGTTGTCTATAACAAAAAGACCAAAAAATATGTAATGTGGTTTCACCTGGAGCTATTAGGCAAAGGCTACAGCGCTGCCCGTGCTGGAGTTGCCGTAAGTGATAAGGTGACCGGCCCGTATAAATTCGTTAAAAGCTATCGTCCAAATCCGGGGCAGATGCCGTTTTACCCGGCACTTACTCCCGGGGGAGATAAAATAAACTGCATTAATCCGGCCCATGAAACCGATAAGTTTTTTTGCCGCGACCTGCCAGGCGGCCAGATGGCCCGCGACATGACCGTTTTTGTTGATGACGACGGCAAAGCTTACCATGTTTTTTCATCCGAAGAGAATTATACACTTGATTTGGCAGAACTTACACCCGATTATACCGGTCACACCGGCAAGTTTATTCGCATATACATCGGCCATCAAACCGAAGCACCTGCCTTATTTAAACGCAACGGAGTTTATTACCTGATAGGTTCGGGTTGTACCGGCTGGGCGCCCAATGCTGCCCGTTGGTTCAGTGCAAAATCCATCTGGGGGCCGTGGACTTATCACGGTAATCCATGCCAGGGGCCGGATAGCCAAATCACTTATGGCGGTCAAAGTACCCATGTATTGCCTGTGGCCGGTAAAAAAGATGCGTTCATCTTTATAGCCGATAAATGGACACCTAAAGATGCTATTGATGGCCGTTACCTGTGGCTGCCTATCAGCTTTAAGGGCGATGACATCGAAATAAACTGGGTAGATAACTGGAACCTTGATGTTTTTAAGAAATAA
- a CDS encoding glycoside hydrolase family 2 TIM barrel-domain containing protein, giving the protein MRNFISLCCLLFIAGTVAAQDSLITNIQSRKSLDLNGKWQYIVDPYETGFYDYRYKELNEKNGDAYWNSGIPANKTEKKEHGYIDKYSIDVPGDWNHQKPEFTYYEGTIWYKKSFDYVKYADNSRQYIYFGAVNYRADVYLNGKKLGMHKGGFTPFNFEVSAGLLKDKDNLLVVKVDNKRYADEVPTLNTDWWNYGGITRDVKLVEVPATYIRDFLIQLKTPVNGTAPAKQPEVSGWVKLSDTPPTGQNITVQIPELKFSKQFATTGALTQVSFKLPKVQLWSPETPKLYKVIISSGADKTEDRIGFRTIEAHGPQLLLNGKPVFLRGICIHGEIPQDVRRAYSQQDAEQLLNQAHKLGCNMVRLAHYPHDEKMTRLADSLGIMVWSEIPVYWTIDFGNAAVLEKAKVQLNEMITRDHNRASIIIWSVGNETPVSPTRTNFMHSLIIKAKQLDNTRLVSAALEVNYSSGKDLNVVDDPLGEFVDLVAFNEYLGWYGGLPDKCRTTNWSTPYNKPLFISETGAEAKTGFHADSLTRFSEEYQEWYFKEQVAMFKRMPANFVGLSPWVMADFRSPKRNNPLYQEGWNRKGLYDDKGNKKKAFYILQNYYKQKSAEALNR; this is encoded by the coding sequence ATGAGAAATTTCATAAGCTTATGCTGCCTGCTGTTCATTGCAGGTACAGTTGCTGCACAGGATAGCCTCATTACCAATATCCAAAGCCGTAAATCGCTTGATCTGAATGGCAAATGGCAGTACATTGTTGACCCCTACGAAACCGGGTTTTATGATTACCGCTACAAGGAGCTTAACGAAAAAAATGGTGATGCTTACTGGAATAGCGGCATCCCGGCTAACAAAACTGAGAAGAAGGAGCACGGTTACATTGATAAATATAGTATTGACGTACCCGGCGACTGGAACCATCAAAAGCCCGAGTTTACTTACTACGAGGGTACTATCTGGTACAAAAAATCATTTGACTATGTAAAATATGCCGATAACAGCAGGCAGTACATCTATTTTGGAGCTGTAAATTATCGTGCTGATGTGTATTTGAACGGCAAAAAGCTTGGAATGCACAAAGGTGGTTTTACACCCTTTAACTTCGAGGTTTCGGCGGGGCTGCTTAAGGATAAAGATAATTTGCTGGTTGTTAAGGTTGATAATAAACGCTACGCCGATGAAGTACCCACTCTTAATACCGACTGGTGGAACTACGGCGGTATTACCCGCGATGTAAAACTGGTTGAAGTGCCGGCCACCTATATCCGTGATTTTTTGATCCAGCTTAAAACGCCTGTTAATGGTACAGCTCCCGCTAAGCAACCGGAGGTAAGCGGATGGGTTAAACTGAGTGATACTCCGCCAACCGGTCAAAATATCACTGTACAAATACCCGAGCTTAAGTTTAGTAAGCAATTTGCTACCACAGGAGCACTCACACAGGTGAGCTTTAAATTGCCAAAGGTGCAGCTATGGTCGCCAGAAACGCCTAAGCTGTATAAAGTTATCATAAGTTCCGGTGCCGATAAAACAGAAGATAGGATAGGGTTCCGCACCATTGAGGCCCACGGTCCGCAGTTATTGTTAAATGGCAAGCCTGTATTTTTACGGGGGATCTGTATCCACGGCGAAATACCACAGGATGTACGGAGAGCATACAGCCAGCAGGATGCCGAACAATTGCTAAATCAGGCGCATAAGCTTGGCTGCAATATGGTAAGGCTGGCGCATTATCCTCATGATGAAAAAATGACCCGCCTGGCCGATTCGCTGGGTATTATGGTTTGGTCGGAGATCCCGGTTTACTGGACGATTGATTTTGGCAATGCCGCGGTGCTTGAAAAGGCAAAGGTTCAGCTCAATGAAATGATCACCCGCGATCATAACCGCGCCAGTATAATTATCTGGTCGGTAGGCAACGAAACACCAGTAAGCCCAACCCGCACCAATTTCATGCATAGCCTTATTATTAAAGCCAAACAATTGGATAATACCCGCCTGGTATCGGCTGCGCTTGAGGTAAACTACAGTTCGGGTAAAGATTTGAATGTGGTGGATGACCCGCTGGGCGAGTTTGTTGACCTTGTTGCTTTTAACGAATACCTTGGCTGGTATGGCGGCCTGCCCGATAAATGCCGCACCACAAACTGGAGCACACCTTATAACAAACCGTTGTTTATCAGTGAAACAGGGGCCGAAGCTAAAACCGGCTTTCATGCCGACTCATTGACCCGATTCAGTGAAGAATACCAGGAATGGTACTTTAAAGAGCAGGTAGCCATGTTTAAGCGGATGCCTGCAAATTTTGTGGGGCTGTCGCCATGGGTAATGGCCGATTTCCGGTCGCCAAAACGCAATAACCCCCTTTACCAGGAAGGCTGGAACCGCAAGGGCCTTTATGATGACAAAGGCAACAAAAAGAAAGCATTTTATATTCTTCAAAACTATTACAAACAAAAAAGCGCGGAAGCGTTGAACCGATAG
- a CDS encoding beta-galactosidase family protein encodes MKKTIISFLTFLSLGITGFSQAPKHTFALGDAAFLLDGKPFQMISGEMHYPRVPREAWRARMKMAKAMGLNTIGTYVFWNLHEPQKGKFDFTGNNDVAEFVRIAQQEGLWVILRPSPYVCAEWEFGGYPYWLQNEKGLEVRSKEAQYLKEYQSYIKEVGKQLAPLQINHGGNILMVQIENEYGSYGSDKEYLGINQKFFKEAGFDGLLYTCDPAPDLVNGHLPGLLPAVNGLDNPAKVKKIINENHDGKGPYYIAEWYPAWFDWWGTAHHTIPAERYAGRLDSVLAAGISINMYMFHGGTTRAFMNGANFKDTSPYEPQTSSYDYDAPLDEAGNATPKFMQFRQVIQKHLPAGMRLPDVPAAKPVITIPAVKLTQSVSLLNTLPAAKENITPLTFEDLHQDYGFVLYRTILNGSKSGQLKLKELRDYAVIMINGKEAGTLDRRLNQDSLYLKLPAGKVTLDILVENLGRINFGKYLLQNKKGITQQVLLNGRELQHWKMYSLPFHDLNAVKFSGAKQNEQSPMIRKGGFKLDKLGDTYLDMSNWGKGVVWVNGHNLGRYWGIGPQQTLYLPVEWLKKGYNDVEVLELLKPQQDQLSGIDKPILDVAKP; translated from the coding sequence ATGAAAAAAACTATTATATCCTTTTTAACATTTTTAAGTCTGGGCATAACCGGCTTCAGCCAGGCACCCAAACATACCTTTGCATTAGGCGATGCGGCTTTCCTGCTTGACGGGAAACCTTTCCAGATGATTTCGGGGGAGATGCATTATCCCCGCGTACCGCGTGAGGCCTGGCGAGCCCGCATGAAAATGGCTAAGGCCATGGGCTTAAATACCATAGGTACTTATGTGTTCTGGAACCTGCACGAGCCGCAAAAAGGCAAGTTTGATTTTACCGGTAACAATGATGTGGCGGAGTTTGTACGTATAGCCCAGCAGGAAGGCCTGTGGGTAATCCTTCGCCCAAGCCCGTACGTATGTGCAGAGTGGGAATTTGGAGGATATCCTTACTGGCTGCAGAACGAAAAAGGCCTTGAGGTACGCAGTAAAGAGGCTCAATATCTTAAGGAGTATCAAAGCTATATTAAAGAGGTTGGCAAGCAATTGGCCCCGCTGCAGATAAATCATGGCGGTAATATCCTGATGGTACAAATCGAAAATGAATATGGTTCGTACGGCAGCGATAAAGAATACCTGGGCATTAATCAGAAGTTTTTTAAAGAAGCCGGTTTTGACGGATTGCTATATACCTGCGATCCGGCACCCGACCTGGTGAACGGTCATTTGCCCGGATTGCTGCCCGCCGTTAATGGCCTTGATAATCCTGCAAAAGTAAAGAAGATCATCAATGAGAATCATGACGGCAAAGGCCCGTATTATATTGCCGAATGGTACCCGGCCTGGTTCGACTGGTGGGGAACTGCTCATCACACCATCCCGGCCGAACGTTATGCAGGCAGGCTTGATTCTGTACTGGCAGCTGGCATCTCTATCAATATGTACATGTTTCACGGCGGCACAACCCGTGCGTTTATGAATGGCGCTAATTTTAAAGATACCTCGCCTTATGAGCCGCAGACAAGCAGTTATGATTATGATGCGCCGTTAGATGAGGCGGGTAACGCTACACCGAAATTTATGCAGTTCAGGCAGGTGATTCAGAAGCATTTACCTGCCGGTATGCGATTGCCCGATGTGCCGGCAGCTAAACCGGTAATTACTATACCAGCTGTTAAACTAACACAATCGGTAAGTTTATTAAATACTTTACCGGCAGCTAAAGAAAATATTACGCCGCTTACATTTGAAGACTTGCACCAGGATTATGGTTTTGTACTATACCGCACCATTTTAAACGGAAGCAAAAGCGGACAGCTTAAGCTTAAAGAACTTAGGGATTATGCAGTGATCATGATCAACGGTAAAGAAGCAGGCACGCTTGATCGCAGGCTTAACCAGGATAGCCTTTACTTAAAACTCCCGGCAGGTAAAGTAACGCTTGATATTTTGGTAGAAAACCTGGGCAGGATCAATTTTGGTAAGTATCTTTTGCAAAACAAAAAAGGGATCACCCAACAAGTGCTTTTAAATGGCAGGGAATTGCAACACTGGAAAATGTATTCGCTGCCGTTTCATGATTTAAACGCTGTTAAATTCTCCGGGGCGAAACAAAATGAACAATCGCCGATGATAAGGAAAGGCGGCTTTAAGCTGGATAAATTGGGCGATACCTATCTTGATATGAGCAACTGGGGTAAGGGTGTGGTATGGGTAAACGGCCATAACCTTGGCAGGTACTGGGGCATTGGCCCGCAGCAAACTTTATACCTGCCGGTTGAGTGGTTAAAGAAAGGGTATAATGATGTTGAGGTGCTTGAATTGTTAAAACCGCAGCAAGATCAGTTATCTGGAATTGATAAACCTATATTGGATGTGGCAAAACCATAA
- the rhaM gene encoding L-rhamnose mutarotase, whose amino-acid sequence MARVGFKMKLHEGRAAEYRARHNVIWPELSSLLKDVGISNYSIFLDEDTHWLFGVMDVEDQEALDHLPDSPIMKKWWAYMADIMDTNADHSPVSISLKEVFFLA is encoded by the coding sequence ATGGCAAGAGTAGGATTTAAAATGAAACTTCACGAAGGCCGGGCCGCCGAATACAGGGCGCGGCATAATGTCATCTGGCCCGAGTTAAGCAGTTTGCTTAAGGATGTTGGGATCAGTAATTATTCCATCTTTTTAGATGAGGATACGCACTGGCTTTTTGGTGTGATGGATGTTGAAGATCAGGAAGCCCTTGATCATTTGCCCGATAGTCCTATTATGAAAAAATGGTGGGCATACATGGCCGATATTATGGATACAAATGCCGATCATTCGCCGGTAAGTATATCTTTGAAAGAAGTGTTTTTCCTGGCATAG
- a CDS encoding zinc ribbon domain-containing protein, with protein sequence MELENLSKCTNCGAPLVQDAAKKLKCPYCGSDYLTPSAEQEITAPTRRQDISVSQAEPQNNNGGYFVALLVVVMVIIGGALIANNNAPGDVKYADSLVTDTTRNDTTVAESSKKEENPYKPILDALSGIQIDSQTFKKLYRKAYRKADKFTGNIEIADQSSPRYVNINGFYIYIMNDSSGPMLRFATQYVSNDWLFINEMIINADGENSTLTPEFKRDSGDGSIWEWCDMSVPDENIPMLVKIAGAKKVSLRYSGDKYYQVVKVTAKQQAAIKRELQLYKGLLLGYKGH encoded by the coding sequence ATGGAACTTGAAAACTTATCCAAGTGTACGAATTGTGGCGCCCCGTTGGTGCAGGATGCAGCAAAGAAATTAAAATGTCCCTACTGCGGCAGTGATTATCTTACACCGTCCGCGGAACAGGAAATAACAGCCCCTACCAGGAGGCAGGACATTTCGGTAAGCCAGGCCGAACCTCAAAACAATAACGGTGGTTATTTCGTTGCCCTGCTGGTAGTGGTCATGGTGATCATAGGAGGCGCGCTTATAGCCAATAATAATGCTCCGGGGGATGTGAAGTATGCTGATTCTTTAGTAACGGATACGACCAGGAATGATACCACCGTTGCCGAAAGTTCGAAGAAAGAGGAAAACCCCTATAAACCTATCCTGGATGCATTGAGTGGCATCCAAATCGACTCCCAGACATTTAAAAAACTTTACCGGAAGGCATACAGGAAAGCGGATAAGTTTACAGGCAATATAGAAATAGCTGATCAAAGTTCGCCACGGTACGTCAATATCAATGGTTTTTATATTTATATTATGAACGATAGCTCAGGCCCGATGCTTCGCTTTGCTACGCAGTATGTCTCCAATGATTGGTTATTTATCAATGAAATGATCATCAACGCAGACGGGGAGAACTCCACGTTGACCCCGGAATTTAAAAGGGACAGCGGGGATGGTTCGATCTGGGAATGGTGCGATATGAGCGTTCCGGATGAGAATATTCCGATGTTGGTTAAAATTGCCGGCGCGAAAAAGGTAAGCCTGAGATATTCGGGCGATAAGTATTACCAGGTGGTAAAGGTTACCGCTAAACAGCAGGCGGCTATAAAAAGAGAATTGCAGCTTTATAAAGGCCTGTTGCTTGGGTATAAAGGACATTGA
- a CDS encoding sigma-70 family RNA polymerase sigma factor, whose protein sequence is MYPALTDEALMGLLQQSDPVALETLFNRYYKTLCQLCAVYTKDYTIAEEIIANLFIKLWDNRDTAILNIKSYLFVAAKNLALNYIQKKKDPVHSIEDIDLQGYVLKDRDNPFKILSGRESYNKILSLIDTLPASQRQVLLMSRIDNLDKNEIAKVLGISVRTVETTLYQSIKKLRQLLKGQHNFTSES, encoded by the coding sequence ATGTATCCTGCACTTACTGATGAAGCGTTGATGGGGCTTTTACAGCAAAGCGATCCCGTTGCCCTTGAAACACTTTTTAATCGTTATTACAAAACTTTATGCCAGCTGTGCGCGGTGTACACTAAAGATTATACCATTGCCGAAGAGATTATCGCAAATCTTTTTATTAAACTTTGGGATAACCGCGATACAGCCATCCTCAATATAAAGAGCTACCTGTTTGTGGCTGCAAAAAACCTCGCCTTAAATTATATTCAGAAAAAGAAAGATCCTGTACATTCTATCGAAGACATCGACCTACAGGGTTATGTGTTGAAAGATAGGGATAACCCTTTTAAAATTCTTTCGGGCCGCGAATCGTACAATAAAATACTCAGCCTGATTGATACCTTGCCTGCCAGCCAAAGGCAGGTGCTGCTCATGAGCCGGATAGATAACCTTGATAAAAATGAGATAGCTAAAGTTTTGGGTATTTCTGTACGTACCGTTGAAACCACACTTTATCAATCTATCAAAAAGCTTCGTCAGCTGCTAAAAGGCCAGCACAATTTTACTTCTGAGAGTTAA
- a CDS encoding FecR family protein — protein MEDNSYRLIVEYFEKTISDDGLTQLQEWIEENPENLAQFSETIQILEASKTYFKQPEHTENSWARINAHITQSQISVKERGPKFNWIAYAVACVLICTSGWFGYFYFKQSPASVYEEISNADGKHSKIQLPDSSVVYLGGGSKLKYAKNFDGEKRDVMLDGEAFFDVVHKAKPFVVKSGDITTVVLGTSFNIKAYLAEHKVAVTVQSGKVGVMANGQGKPQMVKYLVKNEEISINTQNGIYTFNNIDASAVSSWINNEFVFYNTTYNEIAASLQHHYGVKIRFTEQDLGNVKLTAKLKGMTLTDAMETLSALSGLGYTQKGDQLFISNNNQKGGSIMK, from the coding sequence ATGGAAGATAATAGTTACCGCTTAATAGTTGAATATTTTGAGAAAACCATCAGTGATGATGGCTTAACGCAGTTACAGGAATGGATTGAGGAAAACCCGGAAAACCTTGCCCAGTTCAGTGAAACCATCCAGATCCTGGAAGCATCCAAAACCTATTTTAAACAGCCCGAACATACTGAAAACAGCTGGGCGAGGATCAATGCTCATATAACCCAATCTCAAATATCTGTAAAAGAACGCGGTCCTAAATTTAACTGGATAGCTTATGCTGTCGCTTGTGTGCTTATTTGTACTTCGGGCTGGTTTGGTTACTTCTATTTTAAACAATCGCCGGCCTCGGTTTATGAAGAGATCAGTAATGCCGATGGTAAGCATTCTAAAATACAACTGCCCGATAGCTCTGTAGTTTATTTGGGCGGTGGGAGTAAACTTAAGTATGCAAAGAATTTTGATGGCGAAAAGCGCGACGTAATGCTTGACGGTGAAGCTTTTTTTGATGTGGTTCATAAAGCTAAACCTTTCGTGGTAAAAAGCGGCGACATTACCACAGTAGTACTGGGCACTTCATTTAATATTAAAGCTTACCTGGCCGAGCATAAGGTAGCTGTAACCGTGCAAAGCGGCAAGGTTGGGGTAATGGCCAATGGGCAGGGAAAGCCCCAAATGGTCAAATACCTGGTGAAGAACGAGGAGATTAGCATCAATACCCAAAACGGCATTTATACTTTTAATAATATCGATGCATCGGCAGTAAGCTCGTGGATCAATAATGAATTTGTTTTCTACAATACAACTTATAATGAAATAGCAGCTTCGCTTCAGCATCATTACGGTGTTAAGATCAGGTTCACAGAGCAGGACCTTGGTAATGTAAAGCTCACGGCTAAATTAAAGGGAATGACATTGACAGATGCCATGGAAACCCTTAGCGCGTTATCCGGGTTAGGCTACACGCAAAAAGGCGATCAGCTATTTATTTCAAACAATAATCAAAAAGGAGGGAGCATCATGAAATAG